The Rhopalosiphum maidis isolate BTI-1 chromosome 2, ASM367621v3, whole genome shotgun sequence genome segment ttgtagaaaaGTTATACAGAAGTAATTTttactctaaaaaaaattttatgttaatttataattaataaatatatataaaatgaaggCAATTCCTCATTAGAGAACTGTAaactaatagaaataaattttggGAAGggggaattaaaaaaaaaaaagatgtatAAAACGAGCCGAGCAGTATTATCCAAAAAGGGGATTCCGAGGagacattatattttgtacaatattgttGAATAACATAAGATACCAGAATCTTATCCTCTGCTATTGAAGCTCAACACTgtgtatattttcttatacattttgttaatcCGCAATCAGAATCCCATCTTGTTAAGAcactgaaattaaataatataaataagtatatgatgtatttacaatggtaaattaatatactttaaagacAATGAAAGCGGTAGTCAGAGCTAAGGCTACAATTTATCTTGGAACAAATACAAGTTATTGGTGGCCGCAACAgcaacaatattttcattcgGATGCCACGCAGTGTGAagaattttcttattaaagtCTAAACAATCGACACTAATCTCGTCTTTTTTACGTTTATTCCCTATACACAcctaatttagaaataaaaattaaattagaacaCATTAAGTAGTATTAATTGTTTGATAACAAAGATAAATACTTTTCTAGGTTTCAATACTGTCTTAGGCTTAGCAATTTCTTTAGAAGCTTCTAATGTGACATCTCGTTTAGCTGCTCGATCAAACATTCGGAAGAAATTATTGTAAGCACcagtcataatatattgatcaGTGCCTGACCAGCagcattcaaatttatcaaaaatacaatcattttcATACAATGAACATAGTTTAGGTCGCAAGTACTCGTgcacctaaaaattattttttataataaaatgttagaattcataaaataataaaatgtatacatacggGATATGTTTCAATTGGTTTAGTTTCCATATGTAAATCCCAAACCTTAATAGTCATATAATCTCTAGACATCATGTAACGACCAGAATTGGAAATTTTCACGTCGGATATACTAGATATGATTTCAGAAAAGAAACTTCTCGTAGTTGGATCATCTTGTTCTTCAAAcactacaaaaataataatattattgttttaagttcTTACATATCAATAATCTGTTATTTTGAACACTAACATTTAGCATGCTTATCACACAATGCTGAAGATCGCATATCACATAGACGAATTGTACCCTTGCTGCTACTGTATACAAATAAGTTGCATTCCAGCGGATGAAATTCAGCTGCTGTTATGACTTCGGTGAGCTCTTCCATGTTAGTTGGCTTAATATCAACAATAtctattagtattttacacTAAGGAAAAATACTTGtacttcatatttaaaaattatagaattaaatagcaaataaatgtaaaaggaTACTGAAACTTTGATCAGTGATTTCTAAATTCCATAAATTTATTCTTAGGTCATCAGCTGACAGATAGGTTTCTTGATCAGAATTAACACTGATTGAGTTAATATGGTAAGTATGAGCATTGGCGAATACTCTTCTTGGAGAAGCTTCAACCATTAATTCCATTGACTTTAACACTGGtacctacaaattatttttttatttaaaaaaatacatatttaatattatactattataataattatgataacagaaactgacaaaaaaattataggtaaatgGATACAATTGAAAAGAAACAACCCAATGGTAACACCTcagtttaaatagttaattaaattataataatactaaaacatACCCTCAAGGAAGTAATATTCATTGGATCCCTCATAATACCACTGTCTTCTTTAGTATTATATCCTTCAATTTTCTTATCTTTTTCAGACACTTTCCACAATTTAATGGTTTTGTCTATATTAAAACACcaacacaaattaatataaataaaataactatgaatattgtttttataatattaccattagTAGACAATAGAAAATGAGCTTGATTTTTACGTCTGAGCcacctaattttattaattttttcttctattTCTAAACTCTTAAGATAATCAAATTCAGGTTCATGACTCTGGAACGTACTATATACAGTATAGTCCCCTCGTCTTGGAATACATGTTTTACTctgtaatgttaaatatatgattagaataactaaataataaataaaatattacaacctTGAAAAAAGTCaaacttttatttgttattactaaaaatcattttaattccttACCATCAAATACAGGATATTTAAGTGCAAcacttctttattattatttattttaattaagtatggatttagattttgtttactttgattaattttgtaattatacaaaaataaatatgaagtaAAATCACTCatgttttaactatt includes the following:
- the LOC113551765 gene encoding protein phosphatase PP2A 55 kDa regulatory subunit isoform X2, which encodes MRLSAAPVPTTMTDDAENGNGEIQWCFSQVKGTLEDDVTEADLISCVEFNHDGELLATGDKGGRVVIFQRDPMSKTCIPRRGDYTVYSTFQSHEPEFDYLKSLEIEEKINKIRWLRRKNQAHFLLSTNDKTIKLWKVSEKDKKIEGYNTKEDSGIMRDPMNITSLRVPVLKSMELMVEASPRRVFANAHTYHINSISVNSDQETYLSADDLRINLWNLEITDQSFNIVDIKPTNMEELTEVITAAEFHPLECNLFVYSSSKGTIRLCDMRSSALCDKHAKLFEEQDDPTTRSFFSEIISSISDVKISNSGRYMMSRDYMTIKVWDLHMETKPIETYPVHEYLRPKLCSLYENDCIFDKFECCWSGTDQYIMTGAYNNFFRMFDRAAKRDVTLEASKEIAKPKTVLKPRKVCIGNKRKKDEISVDCLDFNKKILHTAWHPNENIVAVAATNNLYLFQDKL
- the LOC113551765 gene encoding serine/threonine-protein phosphatase 2A 55 kDa regulatory subunit B beta isoform isoform X4, which gives rise to MSDFTSYLFLYNYKINQSKQNLNPYLIKINNNKEVLHLNILYLMSKTCIPRRGDYTVYSTFQSHEPEFDYLKSLEIEEKINKIRWLRRKNQAHFLLSTNDKTIKLWKVSEKDKKIEGYNTKEDSGIMRDPMNITSLRVPVLKSMELMVEASPRRVFANAHTYHINSISVNSDQETYLSADDLRINLWNLEITDQSFNIVDIKPTNMEELTEVITAAEFHPLECNLFVYSSSKGTIRLCDMRSSALCDKHAKLFEEQDDPTTRSFFSEIISSISDVKISNSGRYMMSRDYMTIKVWDLHMETKPIETYPVHEYLRPKLCSLYENDCIFDKFECCWSGTDQYIMTGAYNNFFRMFDRAAKRDVTLEASKEIAKPKTVLKPRKVCIGNKRKKDEISVDCLDFNKKILHTAWHPNENIVAVAATNNLYLFQDKL
- the LOC113551765 gene encoding serine/threonine-protein phosphatase 2A 55 kDa regulatory subunit B beta isoform isoform X1 codes for the protein MRHTEVVGLWRPTDPPPGGKTRVSRATDQGASHTSHAHKFVIKSTAMIRQSSLTRFIVNKKNNTGNGEIQWCFSQVKGTLEDDVTEADLISCVEFNHDGELLATGDKGGRVVIFQRDPMSKTCIPRRGDYTVYSTFQSHEPEFDYLKSLEIEEKINKIRWLRRKNQAHFLLSTNDKTIKLWKVSEKDKKIEGYNTKEDSGIMRDPMNITSLRVPVLKSMELMVEASPRRVFANAHTYHINSISVNSDQETYLSADDLRINLWNLEITDQSFNIVDIKPTNMEELTEVITAAEFHPLECNLFVYSSSKGTIRLCDMRSSALCDKHAKLFEEQDDPTTRSFFSEIISSISDVKISNSGRYMMSRDYMTIKVWDLHMETKPIETYPVHEYLRPKLCSLYENDCIFDKFECCWSGTDQYIMTGAYNNFFRMFDRAAKRDVTLEASKEIAKPKTVLKPRKVCIGNKRKKDEISVDCLDFNKKILHTAWHPNENIVAVAATNNLYLFQDKL
- the LOC113551765 gene encoding protein phosphatase PP2A 55 kDa regulatory subunit isoform X3, encoding MAGNGEIQWCFSQVKGTLEDDVTEADLISCVEFNHDGELLATGDKGGRVVIFQRDPMSKTCIPRRGDYTVYSTFQSHEPEFDYLKSLEIEEKINKIRWLRRKNQAHFLLSTNDKTIKLWKVSEKDKKIEGYNTKEDSGIMRDPMNITSLRVPVLKSMELMVEASPRRVFANAHTYHINSISVNSDQETYLSADDLRINLWNLEITDQSFNIVDIKPTNMEELTEVITAAEFHPLECNLFVYSSSKGTIRLCDMRSSALCDKHAKLFEEQDDPTTRSFFSEIISSISDVKISNSGRYMMSRDYMTIKVWDLHMETKPIETYPVHEYLRPKLCSLYENDCIFDKFECCWSGTDQYIMTGAYNNFFRMFDRAAKRDVTLEASKEIAKPKTVLKPRKVCIGNKRKKDEISVDCLDFNKKILHTAWHPNENIVAVAATNNLYLFQDKL